In the genome of Mucilaginibacter defluvii, one region contains:
- a CDS encoding ABC transporter ATP-binding protein has translation MLNVEDLHISFKTKAGFFEAVKGISFRIDKGETLGIVGESGSGKSVTSLAIMRLLDRQAKVNGKVFLNGQDVFALNEDEMREVRGNRMAMIFQEPMTSLNPVLTCGFQVAEAITTHLKKSKTEAREAAIALFKEVQLPRPEAIFDSYPHQLSGGQKQRVMIAMALSCNPELLIADEPTTALDVTVQKNIIELLLKLKTERGMSLIFISHDLGVIRQIADRVLVMYKGEVVEEANIGTLFENPANAYTKGLLACRPSPHRLLKKLPTVADFLDAGEELCVNEMCGRYAYEPGELQARRQQLYANEPILKVDGLSTWYPVKKGMFGTSHEVIKAVDDVSFDVYPGETLGLVGESGCGKTTLGRSILKLIAPTHGHVHFEGADLCQLSSGEMRRVRRDIQIIFQDPYSSLNPRLTVGQALLEPLQVHRLYTNDATRRQKIKEVLERVGLLPEHVNRYPHEFSGGQRQRIVIARALVLQPKFIICDESVSALDVSVQAQVLNLLRYLQEELKLSYIFISHDLAVIKHISDRMMVMNKGRIVEQGFPEDIYSNPKEEYTRLLISAIPD, from the coding sequence ATGCTAAACGTTGAGGACTTACATATCAGTTTTAAAACAAAAGCCGGTTTTTTTGAAGCCGTTAAGGGGATCTCCTTCCGGATTGATAAAGGCGAAACACTGGGTATTGTAGGTGAATCCGGCTCCGGCAAATCCGTTACTTCATTGGCTATTATGCGCCTGCTGGACAGACAGGCAAAGGTGAACGGTAAGGTGTTTTTGAATGGGCAGGATGTATTCGCGCTGAATGAGGATGAAATGCGCGAGGTGCGCGGCAACCGCATGGCCATGATATTCCAGGAACCCATGACTTCGCTTAACCCGGTGCTTACCTGTGGTTTCCAGGTAGCTGAAGCCATAACCACCCATCTTAAAAAAAGCAAAACTGAAGCCCGCGAAGCTGCCATCGCTTTGTTTAAGGAAGTGCAATTGCCACGGCCCGAAGCGATATTTGACAGCTACCCGCATCAGTTATCGGGCGGGCAAAAGCAGCGGGTGATGATCGCTATGGCTTTATCCTGTAACCCGGAACTGCTGATAGCCGACGAGCCTACCACCGCGCTTGATGTAACCGTGCAAAAGAACATCATCGAGCTGCTGTTAAAGCTGAAAACCGAGCGGGGGATGAGCCTGATCTTTATTTCGCATGATCTGGGTGTGATACGGCAGATAGCCGACCGTGTACTGGTAATGTACAAAGGTGAAGTGGTTGAGGAAGCAAACATCGGCACGTTGTTTGAAAATCCGGCGAATGCTTACACTAAAGGCTTGCTGGCTTGCCGCCCCTCGCCACACAGGCTGCTGAAAAAACTACCCACGGTAGCCGATTTTTTAGATGCGGGCGAAGAACTTTGTGTTAACGAAATGTGCGGCCGCTATGCTTATGAGCCCGGCGAGTTGCAGGCACGGCGCCAACAGCTTTACGCTAATGAGCCAATTCTTAAGGTTGATGGATTAAGCACCTGGTACCCGGTTAAAAAGGGGATGTTTGGCACAAGCCACGAGGTGATCAAAGCGGTGGACGATGTGAGCTTTGACGTTTACCCCGGTGAAACATTAGGATTGGTGGGTGAGTCGGGCTGTGGGAAAACTACGCTTGGCCGCAGTATTTTAAAGCTGATAGCGCCAACACATGGCCATGTACATTTTGAGGGAGCCGATCTTTGCCAATTAAGCAGTGGCGAAATGCGCCGTGTGCGCCGCGATATCCAGATCATATTTCAGGACCCATACTCGTCACTTAACCCGCGTTTAACGGTAGGCCAGGCTTTGCTTGAGCCCTTGCAGGTACACCGTTTATATACCAATGACGCTACAAGGCGGCAAAAAATAAAGGAAGTGCTGGAGCGGGTAGGCCTGTTGCCAGAGCATGTTAACCGTTACCCGCACGAATTTTCGGGCGGGCAAAGGCAGCGCATAGTTATCGCGAGGGCGTTGGTGTTGCAACCGAAATTTATAATTTGCGATGAATCCGTCTCCGCGCTGGATGTATCAGTGCAGGCCCAGGTACTTAATTTATTGCGGTATCTGCAGGAAGAGCTTAAGCTGAGCTATATCTTCATCTCGCATGACCTGGCGGTGATCAAACACATCTCCGATCGTATGATGGTCATGAATAAAGGCCGTATAGTTGAACAGGGTTTTCCGGAAGATATATATAGTAATCCCAAAGAAGAATATACACGTTTACTTATTTCTGCAATTCCAGATTAA
- the rnr gene encoding ribonuclease R, translating into MSKKKSTSTIKQVLTQMVLGVFEENGNTPLNYKQVAAKLNVRDPESREIILEILKEESKKDTIKQISPGKFQILELKTFIEGKVDMTNDGSAFIVTDDPDESDIFVAPRKLRTALNGDRVKVYVYAKSKGRRKEGEVIEILERRKMEFTGIVKLSEHYAFFMPDDRKMLQDIFIPLEHLNGARNGVKAVAQITDWPAGAKNPVGKIKHILGKQGENDTEMNAILAEYGFPLSFPAEVEHEAESISETITDEEIAKRRDFREVLTITIDPYDAKDFDDAISFKKLENGNYEVGVHIADVAHYIEPDSALDKEAFERGTSVYLVDRVIPMLPERLSNGLCSLRPNEDKLCFAAVFELDENANIITEWFGKTVIHSNRRFTYEEVQQIIEDKAGEFSEEILKLNELAYILRDRKFKAGAISFETTEVKFKLDEQSKPIGVYVKERKDAHKLIEDFMLLANRKVAEAVSKKGKGKHKYTFVYRVHDAPKPETLASFAQFASRFGYKINTKSDKEVARSLNHLMESVEGKKEQNVLTHLAIRSMAKAIYTTKGTSHYGLAFDHYTHFTSPIRRYPDVMVHRLLFHYLNGGQSANAEHYEKLCVHSSQMEKKAADAERSSVKYKQAEYLADQVGNTYSGIISGVTEWGMYVEIIENKCEGMIRLRDISDDFYTLDEKNYAIIGQRKKKVYQLGDEVRVKVKNVDLTKKQIDFSLVQE; encoded by the coding sequence ATGTCAAAAAAGAAAAGTACATCTACCATAAAACAAGTGCTCACACAAATGGTGCTGGGCGTATTTGAAGAGAACGGCAATACACCGTTAAACTATAAGCAGGTTGCTGCTAAACTGAATGTGCGCGATCCTGAATCGCGTGAGATTATCCTCGAAATACTCAAAGAGGAATCTAAAAAGGATACCATCAAACAAATATCCCCGGGTAAATTTCAAATTCTTGAACTCAAAACTTTTATTGAGGGTAAGGTTGATATGACTAACGATGGCTCGGCGTTCATTGTTACGGATGATCCTGATGAGAGCGATATTTTTGTTGCCCCTCGTAAGCTTCGCACCGCCCTTAATGGCGACCGTGTTAAAGTTTACGTGTATGCCAAAAGCAAGGGCCGCCGTAAAGAAGGTGAAGTAATAGAGATACTGGAGCGCCGCAAAATGGAGTTTACCGGCATCGTAAAACTATCTGAGCATTATGCCTTTTTTATGCCTGACGACCGCAAGATGCTGCAGGATATATTTATCCCTTTAGAGCATCTAAATGGGGCGCGTAACGGTGTAAAAGCGGTTGCTCAGATAACCGACTGGCCTGCCGGTGCAAAAAATCCGGTAGGGAAGATCAAACATATTTTAGGCAAACAGGGCGAGAACGACACGGAGATGAATGCCATCCTGGCCGAGTACGGCTTCCCGTTATCGTTTCCGGCAGAGGTGGAACACGAAGCGGAATCCATATCCGAAACAATTACTGATGAGGAAATAGCCAAACGCCGTGATTTCAGGGAGGTGCTTACCATCACTATTGACCCTTATGATGCTAAGGATTTTGATGATGCCATCTCCTTTAAAAAGCTGGAGAACGGTAATTATGAAGTTGGTGTGCATATAGCCGACGTAGCCCATTACATCGAGCCTGATTCTGCATTGGATAAGGAGGCTTTTGAGCGCGGTACCTCGGTTTATTTGGTTGACAGGGTGATACCCATGCTGCCTGAAAGATTATCGAACGGGCTTTGCTCGCTTCGCCCTAATGAGGATAAATTGTGTTTCGCAGCGGTTTTTGAGCTGGATGAAAATGCTAATATTATTACCGAGTGGTTCGGCAAAACGGTGATCCACTCTAACAGGCGCTTTACTTACGAGGAAGTACAGCAAATTATTGAAGATAAAGCAGGTGAGTTCAGCGAAGAAATATTAAAGCTCAACGAACTGGCTTACATACTGCGCGACCGCAAGTTTAAGGCCGGTGCCATCAGCTTTGAAACAACCGAAGTTAAATTTAAGCTGGATGAGCAGAGCAAACCCATAGGCGTGTATGTAAAAGAGCGTAAAGACGCCCATAAGCTGATTGAGGATTTTATGCTGCTGGCTAACCGTAAGGTAGCTGAAGCTGTAAGTAAAAAAGGCAAGGGTAAACATAAGTACACCTTTGTATACCGCGTACACGATGCCCCTAAACCCGAAACACTGGCCAGTTTTGCACAGTTCGCATCGCGGTTTGGGTATAAAATAAACACCAAGAGCGATAAGGAAGTGGCCCGTTCACTAAACCATTTAATGGAAAGCGTTGAGGGTAAAAAGGAGCAGAACGTGCTTACCCACCTGGCTATCCGTTCAATGGCCAAGGCGATTTATACTACAAAAGGCACCAGCCATTACGGCTTGGCTTTCGATCATTATACACATTTTACCTCGCCGATACGGAGGTACCCGGATGTGATGGTGCACCGGTTATTGTTTCATTATTTAAACGGCGGCCAGTCGGCTAATGCTGAACATTACGAAAAGTTATGCGTGCACAGCTCCCAAATGGAGAAAAAGGCGGCCGATGCTGAACGTTCATCCGTAAAATATAAACAAGCTGAATACCTGGCCGATCAGGTGGGCAATACTTATAGTGGCATTATATCAGGCGTTACCGAGTGGGGTATGTATGTTGAGATCATTGAAAATAAATGCGAGGGCATGATTCGCCTGCGCGATATAAGCGATGATTTTTACACGCTTGATGAAAAAAACTACGCCATCATCGGTCAGCGTAAAAAGAAGGTTTACCAGCTTGGCGACGAGGTGCGGGTGAAGGTGAAGAACGTTGATTTGACAAAAAAGCAAATTGATTTTTCATTAGTGCAGGAGTAA
- a CDS encoding polyprenyl synthetase family protein has product MKKLAELQDIISEALNRYTLPAQPAELYEPIRYILTLGGKRLRPALVLMACDMFGGDVEAAVQPALAIEVFHNFTLMHDDIMDNAPLRRGKATVHEKWNSNIAILSGDVMMVEANKLMMQVDDRVLRPVLDIFNETAQGVCEGQQYDMNFEQHNTVAVDKYIDMIRLKTAVLLGGALRIGALIGGASIADAENIYHFGVNLGIAFQLQDDILDVYGDPLKFGKQVGGDILSNKKTYLLIKALELAKDDAAIDLHNWLAARTYNPAEKVSAITAIYNSLQVKQQAEEAMNSYAEKAYQYLTAISVAENQKQFLHEFADGLMVRDY; this is encoded by the coding sequence GTGAAGAAACTTGCCGAACTGCAGGATATTATATCCGAAGCGCTTAACCGCTATACATTACCTGCGCAACCTGCCGAACTTTATGAGCCGATACGCTACATTCTCACGCTGGGAGGCAAGCGCCTGCGCCCGGCGCTGGTGCTGATGGCCTGCGATATGTTTGGCGGCGATGTTGAGGCTGCCGTGCAACCGGCGCTGGCTATTGAGGTGTTCCATAATTTTACGCTGATGCATGATGATATTATGGATAATGCCCCTTTAAGGCGAGGCAAGGCCACCGTACACGAGAAATGGAACAGCAATATCGCCATCCTTTCCGGCGATGTGATGATGGTTGAGGCTAACAAGCTGATGATGCAGGTTGATGATCGTGTGCTGCGCCCGGTGCTGGATATTTTTAACGAAACGGCCCAGGGCGTATGTGAAGGCCAGCAATATGATATGAACTTTGAGCAGCACAATACGGTTGCTGTTGATAAATATATCGACATGATCCGCCTGAAAACGGCGGTGTTGCTGGGCGGCGCTTTGCGTATTGGCGCGTTGATAGGCGGAGCAAGTATTGCTGATGCCGAAAATATTTACCACTTTGGCGTTAATCTGGGTATTGCCTTTCAGTTACAGGATGATATACTGGATGTTTACGGCGATCCGCTTAAATTTGGCAAGCAGGTAGGCGGTGATATCCTATCCAATAAAAAAACGTATTTGCTCATCAAGGCGCTTGAACTGGCTAAGGATGATGCCGCTATTGACCTGCACAATTGGCTCGCCGCACGTACTTACAACCCCGCGGAAAAGGTAAGTGCTATCACCGCAATATACAATAGCTTACAGGTAAAGCAACAAGCCGAAGAAGCCATGAATAGCTATGCCGAAAAAGCCTATCAATACCTCACTGCCATCAGCGTAGCCGAAAACCAAAAGCAGTTTTTACATGAGTTTGCCGATGGGTTGATGGTAAGGGATTATTAG